AACCCCCAGGTCCAACACCACGAGGTCCACTGGCACGCCTAGCTCGTCCTCGAGCACAGCTTGGAGCCTGCCCACCTCGAGCATACTCCGTGGCCTACGCCCGAGCCTAACTGCCAGATCCACGTCCCTGCCGCAGCCGCTGCGCGCTAGCGAGCCGAACAGGAGGACCAAGCGTAGCCCGAGGCGCTCCGCTGCCCTGCGTATCCGCTGCTTCACCTCGCCGATACAGGGGTCGTCCCGGGCCAGCTCCGCGAGCCGCGCGACCACATGGGGCGTCTTCTCGGCTATCTCCCTGAACGCCTCCATCTCGAGCTCTCTGTTTATCTCGGCGTACATGTGGACGAGTATATTACGGAACCCTGCGAGCCCTTCAAGGAACTCCGCCAAGTCGCTGCCGAGCCCAGCGCGTCTGGCTAGCCACCTCGCCAGCTCGCGGTAGCTACCCGGCTTCGCCCCTCTCTCCCTAGAGGCGAGCACCGCGGCGAAGTCGAGGATGCACTGCGCTATGAGCTGGGCTAGCCTCTCAACCGCGTATACCCTCTCCTCGCCGCGCTCATACTCCCTTAGCGCGTCTACGAACTCCTCGTAGTAGCCCCTAATCATGCTGAGAAGCTCCTGGAGCCTCGACACACCGCGCCCCTATGCTCTATGCGTCCACCACGCCAGGTAATAACGCCGCCACGGCACGCACCACGGATAGCGGGGGAGGGGCCACCCGCTGCGCGGCGCCGGGCTACACTCTAGCCAAGAGCAACAAGCTGCTCACGCTGAGCAGGATTATCAGCACAGCCTCGTTCTTGTCCAGCTCGCCGCCGCTCGCTATACTGTGCTGTACCAGCCATAGACCCGCCGCGAGCACGCCGAGCGTGTAGACGATGTAGCGGTCCAGGGGCAGAGGGAGCAGTATAGCCAGCACAGCGTATACTAGGAGCAGTGTAGCGCTAGTAGCTGCTATCAGCCCAAAGCCTGCCTCCTCGCGCCGCCCCCGCGCAGCCGCTAGGAGGTTCAGCGCAGCCTCCGGCGCCACGCCCACTAGGCCTATGAGGAGCCCCGCTGCGCCAAGACCCATGCCGTGAACCATGCCCTCGACCCCAGCGCTCATAGCCTCAGCAGCAGCTACGAGGCCGCCCAGGCCGCCGAGCAGCCATGGGGCCCATCCGAGCCCGCCAGCCCCCGCACCGGGCTCGCGGCCGGCCCTCACGACCCAGAGTATGTAGACGAGGAAGAACACGAGGAGCGTCAGAGACGCCTCCAAGGGGTCCCTAGGCACCACTCCGAGGTAGGCAGCCTCCACCAACGCGTAGAGCACGATAACCGAGACAGCAGCCACCACCGCACGGAGCAGAGGCAGCTCTATAGCCGAAGCCTCTGAGGGCGTCCTTAGCCTGCCACGGCCCATGAGCACAACGATGCCAAGCACAGCCAAGTTGAACCCAGCACTCACCATCACGGATAGTACTGCTAGCTCGACTAGCTCCGGGTTGCCCTCCGCCACACCCCTCGAGCCGATACTATAGGCCAGAAGCAGCTCCGGAGCAACAGCGAGACTATTCACCAGGACACCCGCCGCGTAGCGGCGAAGCCCATACGCGTGCGCAGCCTCCTCGAGCCCGTGGACCGTGACCTCGCCGAACCCAAGGATACCCAGAAGCCCGCCAACAACAGCCAGCACGACAGAGCCGCCGTGCGCGCCCCAGAGCCCCACAGCGAGGCCGACAACGCCCAGCACTAGGTAGAGTGCTAGCCCGCGGCCAGCCATACACCACACCAGGGCAGACAGCAACCCCGGGAATGCTAAAACCACCTAGCCCCGTCCCGACCGAGCTACGCTAGAGCCCCCTGGAGCCGCACAGAGCCTATAAGCAGCACTATCTCACAGTATCATACTGTGGGTATCATTGTCAAGAGGCCATGGCTAGATGCCAGCTAGGCGCTGGAACCCATCGATCACTATTACCGGCCTCTCGCCGAGGAGCCGGGCTGCGAAGCGTAGGAGATCGCGCAGCCACTGGAAGGAGGCCTCGAGCCCCGTTGCTACGGAGAGCTGGCGGGAGAGGTCGCGCAGCGCTAGCTCCCGCTCAGCGTAGTTGACTACAAGGTACAAGCCACGGCGGCCGCGGAGGAAGCGCCGTATGAGGAATGTCTTCCCCAGCCTCCTCCGCCCGTAGACCACCACCAGCTCTGACCGGCCGGAAGCATACACCTCTTCCAGAACTGCTAGCTCCCTCTCGCGGTCCACGAAACGCGTACCCAAGATACCCGGACCCCAGGGTCCCGTACTCCAGAGTACGTATCCCGTAGACAAGCTAGGTAAGTGGCTATCCCCCACAGCGCTAGTATCGCACAGCCCCGCCCTCGGCTAGACTGTGTTGGAGCCCCGCGAGCAGGAGTTAGGATGGGCATGGATCAACGGCTCGAGGTACAGAGGGATCGTCGATCCCTGGGCATCGGGCTAGGGAGTCGGGCTCTCCGGCTGCTGGGCCTTGGGGTTGTCGGTGTCCTCGCTGTGTGCCGGGTATATGCATACTGGGTAGACGCCATCTGTTATCGTTAGATGGCTTCTGCCCTTGTAGACTCTTAGCCCTCTCCTCTTGGCCTCCTCAGCGAGCTTCTCGACATCGCTGCATACGAACTCGAGGTAGCCCGGCAGGTAGTCCACTAGGAGTGCGTCACCAGCGTCGATTGCCTTCTTTGTATAGCCGGTGGGCCTGCAGCGCTCCATTATGAAGCCCATGTATTCGGGGAGTACCAGCCCCGGTACAAGCTCTATTACTCGTGCCCCTAGCGGCCTGGGTTTCCTCAAATCTTCACCCCGATCCTCCGGAGCAGCTTGGCGAGTTCCTTCTCTATGCCTGCTTCTCTCGCACGTCTGAGCATATAGGCTGGGTCGAGTTCTTCTATCTTCTGTGTGACCGCCTTCTTGACGTCGCTAATGTCTTTTCTCTCCCCCGAATCAGCTTAAGGATCACCAGGTCCTCTATGCTCGGCAGGTAGACGTTTCCTGTAATGTGTAAACGCTCTGGCCTCCCACTCTTCGTCAAGTATGAGTGGTGCGTAGTTTATATCGACGTGGATATCGTCCTCGACTAGGAGCCCCCATTTTCTCCACTGCACCTTAAACCCCTTGCTACGGAGCATCCCGGTAATACGGTCTCGTAGCTCCCTAGTGAATGGCGCTGTTATTGTCACATCCCAGTCTCTTGTCTCCCTCTGTAGCCCGACACCATGAAGCATTAAGGCACGTGCACCAATTATGTATACACGGAGCCCAATATTTCCCAGCAGTTCAGCTATCTGAAGCACTGTTCTAGGAATCCTCTCAACGGCTGAGTGCTCGCCTGAGCCACCGTACTGGTAGTCGTGGACCTCAGCCATCTAGCCATCTAGCCCGCCCACCCGAGACGACACAACCTGCAGTAGCGGATTATGGCTTGATTATACTCGGCTCTACAATGTAGCTCCTAGACGTTTAGACGCCGGAAGCTTGGCCCAGTCATAGCTGGTGCACCTACATCTCCTTACGTTCGCCATAGCTGTATAGACGGGGCCGTGTACCCGGGGGGTGTCTAGGGATTGGGTGTGGGCCAGTTATTGCTGCTCGTGGCTGTCTTGGTGGCTTCGCTGCTGCAGACTGGTTCTGGGGCTCTGGTGTGCTATGGGCCCCGCGTGGACGGGCTGCGTAGCTTCCTGGAGGCCCAGTATGTGCCGGAGGCTGGCCTGCTGCGGGCGGCTGTAGCCGCCTATCCCGATAACGCTACCATCTGGGTTGCTAGCGATAACTTGCTGGCTGCTAGGGCGCTGCTGGTGCTCGGGTCTCCTCTTGCTGGCCGGGTCCTGGAGGCTCTGGAGGGCTATGGTGGCGGGTTTGACGGGGCCCATGAGGTGCTTATCGGGCACCGTATACCGGGCGTGTTCTACGAGGCTGGGGAGGTTGTTCTCGGCGAGGTGTACTCGCGCAGCCTCGGGGCTGTTCTCGTGGTGAAGCGTGAGCTGCACTGCTGCAGGGTTATGGAGGACTGGGGCCGGTATGCGGATCTCGTGGTGTACCGTGCCCTGGACAGGCTGCTGGCGGGGGACATCGCGGGGGCTGAGAGGCTATACGAGCTGCTTATGGGCATGTGGGATGGCCGCGGGTTCCGCGACGCTGCTTTCGACGGCACGTACGAGTCTTACAAGCTGGCCCTCGCCGTGTACCTCCACCGGGCCCTCGCCGCTGCGGGCTCGCCGGTGGTGGAGGGGTACCGGGGCGCGGTGGAGGAGTGTTGTAGGCTCCTCGGGCTGCTCCAGAGGAGCGACGGCGGCATAGCCACGCACTACAGGGTGGACGGCGGCGGGGCCGTGGTGCCCGTGGGTGATGCTAACGTGGAGACTACGAGTATCACGGTGCTCGCGCTCTACTCGGCCTATCCTCTAGCTGCGGGGCTGCGCGCTAGGCTGCTCGAGCTGCTGCAGGAGCCTGCCGGCGGGTGAGGGGCTACACACTCTTCAAGGGGAAGAGCGCCGGCTGACGCCCTCTGGGGTCTGCTGTTGGGCGCTGTGCTGGCTAGTTTCTGGGGTAAGGGCGGTGTGGGTAAGACTACGCTTGCCGCTGCTGCTGGGCTTGCGCTCCGGGACCGCGGGCTCCGCGTGGCCTTGATCTCTACGGACCCTACCCCGGGGCTCTCTAGGCTCCTCTGCCCCGGTGGCTCCGCTGCTCCTGGCGCGCCGGTGCGCTGCGCCGGGGTGGATGTGGTAGAGGCTTCGGAGGAGGATGTGAAGGAACTCTGGAAGAGACGCTTCGGCGACGAGGTCTACCTGGTCGTGTCTTCGCTGCTCCCGGTGGGCAGGGAGATAATAGACTATGTGGCCGGTGCTCCGGGTATTGCTGACCAGTTCATGATGTACTATGTCTACACGCTTGCCCGGGAAGGCGGCTACGACGTGGCTGTCTGGGATACGCCGGCGGCTGGTGGGAGTCTCCGGATGCTCAGGATAGAGTACGAGCTGTACAGCCACATGGGGGAGGCTGCACGGCTCTACCTGCGGGTGAAGGGGGCTCTCGAGAGGCTGCAGCGCCGCGACGAGGGCAAAACGCCGCTGGAGCTTGTTGAGGAGTGGAGGGAGCTTGCGAAGGGCATTCTGGATTTCCTAGCATCGCCGCTGCACCGGCTACACCTGGTGGCTACCCCGGACCAGCTAGGCGTATACGTGACGAGGACCCTGCTCCGGGAGTTCCGGCTACACGGTATAGAGGCGCGGAGGCTGATAGTCAACCAGCTACTCGACCCCGGGGTGTGCCCGGGCTGCCAGCTCCTCGAGAGCTGGGCGCAGAGCCAGAGGGAGGCGCTACGTGTGCTCCAGGAGCTGGGGGTCAGGACCTGCACGATACCGCTGCTCGGGGAAGAGCCTCGGAGCGTAGAGCAGCTCGCGAGACTCGCAGAGCTGTTGGAGGAGCAGGGCTGCCTAGACGCGGGCGTATAGGGCGAGAAGGCGAGAAGCAGGAGCGGGCGCGGAAGCGAGGCGCGTCTACACAAAATTGAGGTGCAAAAGAGTAGTGTGCAGGGGCTCTGCTAGCGGCCCTTGAACTTGGGCTTCCTCTTCTCTAGGAACGCTGTCACGCCCTCGACGACGTCGTCGGTGCTGAACAGTAGGCCGAAGAGGCTACTCTCCAGCGCCATGCCAGTCCATATGTTTGTCTCCATTCCTATCTGTACCGCGTACTTGGCCGCCATTACTGCTAGTGGCGGCTTCTCGGCCAGCTTCAGCGCTAGCTGGCGGACATCCTGCTCGAGCCTCTCTGGCGGCACTACCCTGTCTACTAGACCTAGCTTAGCGGCCTCGCTGGCTGGTATCATGTCACCGGTGTAGATGAGCTCCTTAGCGCGGCTCCTGCCTATAAGCCTGGGGAGCCTCTGTGTGCCGCCAGCACCCGGTATGAAGCCTAGGTTGATCTCTGGCTGACCTAGCATCGCCGTCTCGCTTGCTATCCTGAAGTCGGCCGCCATTGCTAGCTCTAGGCCTCCGCCGAGGGTGTAGCCGTTGAGCGCCGCTATCACAGGCTTTGTGTAGTATTCTAGCTTGAAGAGTATCTCCTGGAACCTCCTAGAGTACATCATAGCCTTTACCGGCGATATCCCCATGAACGCTGTCACGTCCGCGCCAGCGCTGAAGGCGCGGCCGCTGCCCGTGAGCACGACTACTCTTATCCTCTCGTCCTCCTCTAGCTCGTCGAGAGCCTCGCTGAGCTCACGGAGCATCTCAGGGCTTATCGCGTTGAGCTTGCTAGGCCTGTTGAGCACAATCCAGGCTATCGGCGGCTCTATCCGGATTAGAAGGGTATTCTTCTGCTGCTGCTCCACAGCGCCGTACTCGTAGAAGCCCTTGCCAGTCTTGACGCCTAGGCGGCCGTCCTGCACCATCTGCTTTAGTAGCGGGTCTGGCTCGTACTCCTCCCAGCCGGTCTTCTGCTTGAGCTTTTCTAGCGCCTCTACCACCTTGTCTATGCCGAACTCGTCGGCGTACTCTAGTATGCCCTTGGGGTAGCCGAGGCCCAGCTTAACCGCCTTGTCTATGTCATCGCGGGTCGCTATGCCCTCGCGGAGCAGGTAGGCTGCCTCGTTTATGCCGGGTGCTAGGATTAGTAGCGGGTCTACCTTCTCGCCAGCCTCCTTGGGTATGTTAGGCCTCTGGTACTTACCGGGCACCGGGTACTCGTAGAAGCCCTTGCCAGTCTTGACGCCTAGCTCTCCTTTCTCAAACTTCTCCTTGAACAGCGGGCACGGGTGCGCCCTGAAGCCGCGCTGCGCCATCGCCTGGAACACGTAGTAGAACACATCTATGCCGCTATAGTCGGCTAGCTCGAAGGCGCCCATCGGCAGGCCTAGCTTGTACTTGAGCGCCGAGTCCACCTCGACTACGCTTGCCTCACCGCGGGCTACCATGTGGCAGGCCTCGTTCAGTACACGAGCTAATATGCGGTTGACTATGAAGCCTGGCACATCCTTGTTGACCACTACCGGCTGCTTGCCGAACCGCTTAGCCAGCTCCACGGTGACGCGTACTGTCTCGTCGCTGGTCTTCTCGCCCTTTATCACCTCGACTAGCGGCATGAGCGGCGGCGGGTTGAAGAAGTGCATCCCTACGACGCGTTCGGGCCTCTTTGTGGCTGCTGCTATCTCTGTTATCGGTAGGCTGCTAGTGTTGGTGGCGAGGATAGCGTGCTCTGGGGCCTTCTCGTCGGCGAAGCGGAAGAGCTGCTGCTTGAGCTCGAGCTTCTCGGGTATAGCCTCTATCATGAAGTCTGTCTCTGACAGCACCCTGGCGAAGTCCTCGGTATAGCCTCCGTTCTTGTCGACGCTAACTACGGTCTTTATCCTCTCCATTATCTTGTCTGGGTGCTCGCGTAGCTGGCCTTTCTCGTATAGCTTGTCAAGGCTCCACCGTATACGCTTTAGCGCGTTACGGAGTATGTCCTCGGAGATGTCGGCTAGCCATACCTCGTAGCCAGCGATAGCTGCTACCTCTGCTATACCGTGGCCCATTGTGCCAGCGCCGACTACTGTTATCCTGCGTATCCTATCAACAGACGCCATGGCTGTTACACCTCTTACCTTTCTCGCTACAGCTGCCCGTTGGAGAATATTTGGTGTTCAGCCGGGTTAAAAGAGGGGGAGAGACCGTGGAGACCTGGGTATAGGACTGGGTATAGGCGGGTAAAACACCCGGGTATATACGCGGGCCTGCTTATGTGAGTACGAGCTTTATGCCGAAGAGGTCCTTTAGCATCTGCCTTATTATCGTGAGCCTCTGTATATCGTTGGCGCCCTCGTATATGGTTGTTATCAGGGCGTCTCTCAGGTACCTCTCTACGCCCGTCTCTATGTCGACGCCCACGCCGCCGTGTATCTTTATCGCCATGTTTGCTACTCTCTCGGCCACCTCTGTAGCGAAAGTCTTAGCCATGCTAGCTGCTATCACGAACTTCTTGTCGCCCTTGTCGGCCAGCGTAGCGGCCCAGTAGGCTAGCAGCCTAGCCGCCTCTAGCTGCATTAGCATGTCAGCAAGCTTGAACGCAATGCCCTCGAAGCTGATTATTGGGCGGCCGAATGCCTGGCGCTGGAGCGCGTAGTTTAGCGCCTTCTCGAACGCGCCCTGGGCTATGCCCACCGCCTGCGCGGCTATGCCAACACGGGTGTGGTCGTAGGTCGAGACTATTACCTTGAAGCCCTGGTCTACCGGGCCTACTACGTTCTCCTCGGGAACCTTCACCTCGTCGAGGATAACCTCGTGGGGCCTCTCGCCGCGCAGCCCAGTAACGTTGAAGCGCTGGCCCACCTTGAGGCCAGGGGTGTCGCGCTCCACTATGAAGACGGTTATGCCCCACCAGCGCTTGTCCTCCTTTGGCGGGCTTGTCCTCGCAGAGACCACGAAGTAGTCCGCCTTGTCGGCGCCGGTTATGAATATCTTCCTGCCGGTTATCACGTAGTGGCCGTTGACCTTCTTGGCGCGGGTCTGCATCCCGGCCACGTCGCTGCCACAGCACGGCTCTGTGTTAGCGTGTGCCGCGAACTTCTCGCCGCGCGCGACGGGGGTCACGTACTGCTTCTTCTGCTCCTCGGTGCCGAAGAGGAGTATGGGGGTAGTGAACAGTGCGCGTACAGCGACGGCTGTGCCGAAGGCGGGGCTTACCCGGGAGATCTCCTCCATCAGGATTGCCTCCATTAGGTGGCCGCCGCCCTGGCCACCATACTCCTCGGGTATGCCGACGCCGAAGAGGCCGAGCTTCTTCGCCTCCTCGAAGAGCTCGTCTGGTATCTTGTCGGTCTTCTCGATCTCCATGGCTCTTGGCTCGAGGTGCTCTTCTACGAAGCTTCTCACAGCCTTACGGAATAGCTCATGCTCCTCAGTGAGCTCTATACGGAAGTCTTCTAGGCTCTGGAAGGGGAGAACCATTGCCCAGCCCCTCGCCTACCGTTCATGCCACAGGATTGGAGCCGGGGAGGGGATAAAAACGGGATTGGAGGTGGTGTTAGCCCTGCTTCTGCTCCTCTACCGGCACTAGCTCGTAGGTTAGGTAGTTCTCTGGCTGTCTCCGGACCACCTCTAGCCTAACCTTCATGCCTACGCGGAGCTTCTTGGGGTCCGTCTCACGCACCCATGCCAGCACGTTGACGCCCTGGGGGAACCGGGCTACGCCAACCGTGTAGTCGGGGTAGTGCGCGAAGCTCGAGGGCTTAGTGTATATGATGGTGTACGTCAGTAGTTCGCCCTCTCCTGTTATCTCTATCCACTCCATGTCGCTCCTACGGCACTTGGGGCAGTCTGCCTGCGGCGGGAAGTAGGCTGTGCCACAGTGCTTGCACCTGGTGGCGTAGACTTTGCCCTCTGTGAGGCCCTCGAAGAACTTGCGTACTCGCTCGACGCTTATCGTGTAGCGTATTGATAGCTCTCTCTGGTCGAACCATAGGGCGGCGCCGGTGCGCTGGTCGGGCACGATTGGGAGGCCGGTGCTCTTCTTAACCTCCTCGACGAACGCTCCCACCTGCTTCATGAACTCGTCCACCTGCTTCTTCTGGCTCATACCCGCTTGCACCCCCTCAAGTGGGCCTAGGGCTGTAGAGAGTAAATCATGACGTAGGCGTAGTGACCCGTGCCACCAACGTTGTTGGCCACAGCCATGCCGTTCTTCACTGGTACTTGGCGGCCCTTGTCGGCCTCGCCGCGCAGCTGCTTTGCCAGCTCGACCGCCATGCCTACGCCGGTAGCGCCTAGCGGGTGGCCCTTAGCCTTCAGGCCGCCGCTCACGTTCACTGGTATGAGGCCGCCGATGTATGTCTGGCCTTCGCGTATCAGCTTGTAGCCCTCGCCGGGCTTGGCGAAGCCTAGCTCCTCGTACGTCAGTATCTCCGCTATGGTGAAGGCGTCGTGAACCTCAGCGGCGTCGAGGTAGCGTGCCGGGTTTTCGGGGTCGATGCCAGCCTTCTTGTAGGCCATCCTGGCTGCTTCCATTACGCCGCGGCGTAGGAGGAAGTCCGGCCTCCTACTGATATTGGAGGTGTCCGAGGCTGTGCCTATCGCCTTTATCCAGACAGGGGTGTCTGTGAGCTTACGGGCTACCTCCTCGCTGGCGAGTATGACTGCTGCCGACCCGTCTGTTATGGGGCTGCAGTCGAAGAGCTTGAGGGGCCAGGCTATGTAGCGGGACTGCATGCACTGCTCGAGCGTTATCTGCCGGGGGAAGTGCGCCTTGGGGTTCATACTGGCGTAGTAGTGGTTCTTGACCGCTACCCTGCAGAGGTCCTCCTCGGTAGCGCCGTAGCGGGCCATGTACGCGGTAGCGTAGAGCGCGTAGTAGCCGGGGAATGTTAGGCCGAAGTTCTCGAACTCCCAGAAGTAGTTGCCGGCACGGCCTATGAGCTCGACAACGGTGGGCGTGGGCGACTCGTTCATCTTCTCAACGCCGACCACGAGGACTATGTCGGCTTCGCCGCTCGCAACAATGTCGTGGCCCAGCTTTATGGCAGCGCTACCTGTGGCGCACGCGGCCTCGACCCTCACGGTGCCGCGGGGGGTGAGCCCCGCGTACTCGTTTATGACCACTGCTGGTAGGGGCTCGCTACTCCATACACCGACGTTCCCGTATACGACGTAGTCTATGTCCTCCTGGCCTATACCAGCATCGTCTAGCGCCTGCTTAATGCTCTCCCAAGCGAGCTCCGCGAGGCTTACGTCGTTACGGTACCCGTACTTGGAGTGACCTACACCAACTATGGCTACTCGGCGGCCCAAGAGGAGCCAACACCCGGGCCCAGTTATAGCCCCGGTACACGGGACGGAGGGGCAACGATGCCGGGGCTTAGCCGGGCACCACAGCCCTCCCACACAGTATTAAGCCTAGCTCCTTGACCTGGTGCACCACTAGGACGAGCCAGCGGATGCCGTTACGCATTCTTATTACTCCCTGATCCAGGCTATTCACCCGTACCTCTGGGGGCAGGAGAACATGGACTTCGAGTCCCTAAGGAAAGCCTTCCTAGAAATAGCTGAGAAGGCAAAGGAGAAGATAGGAGACGAAATGAAGACGTGGAGCCGTGTCTTCCAGTTCGTGCTCGATGACGGGACAGAGTTCTACGTCGAGATCCAGGGCGGCGAGGTATCTGTCCAGCAGGGTCGCCATCCCTCGCCGGTAGCCACACTTGCCACTGACAGCGCTACCCTAGAGAAGATACTCCGAGGAGAACTCGACGCCATGGCGGCGTTCATACGCGGAAAGATGCGGATTACTGGTAACGTCCTTGAAACCATCAAGCTCCGCAAGATGCTAGAAGCTGCTAAAGGCTAAGGACGCACTAACGCTCGGCACCCCGTCGTGCACGTGTGGCCGGATTTTCGGGTTTTCACTACTCCCCGCACTAGTCCCTGTTTTGGCGCGGTCTCCTGATTATTATCGCTGCGGCCATGTCTAATATTATCTTACATGAGAAAAACTGAATATTTTCGACTAGCTGACAGAGTAACGGGACAACTCACACTCCGCCCAGGCTCCCGATGCACCATCTATATGCTCCCCGTTGGCAGCCCCTGGGCTCAGCCCAACACCCGGGGAGCCCTGGAGCTATACAAGCTTAGGCAGGGGGTCAGAATGACCGCCTCAACACACAAGTCGTCAGAAGCTCCTGGCCAGCTCCCATCAAGCGAAGAAGTGTTTAAGACGTTCATAGAGGCCAAGATATGGACCCGCTTCTATGACGAGTACGTCCCCCGCGAGATCAAGATCCCCGAGATACCGCTCTTCAAACTTCTTGACGACGCTGCCGCGGGGTTTCCGCGGCGTACCGCGTTCATATTCTTCGGGCGCCGTGTATCGTACGAGGAGTTCCAGCGTTCAGCTAACAGCTTCGCACGCGCCCTACGAGAAAACTGGGGCATCGACCGCGGCGATCGCGTTGCATTATTCCTTCCCAACTCGCCACAATTCGCTATAGCTTTCTATGGAGCCCTAAAGGCGGGTGCTACTGTTACTCCGGTCAACCCGCTGTATACCGGCTTTGAGCTTGCACGTCAGATACGCAAGAGCCGTGCCAGAATCCTGGTAGCCCTGGACATGTTTAAGGAGAAGGTAGAGGAAGCCATAAACGAGCATGGAGCACAGCTAGATGCCGTCATCTACACTGGCATAGACGACTACCTACCCTCCCTCCTCGGCATACTCTATAGGCTTAAGGAGAAGAAGCCGAAGATACGCTACGACGGCAAAAGAATCGTTAAGTTCAAGGACCTTGTCAAGAGCTATGAGCCGCAGCCGCCCAGCGTCAAGATAGACCCGAAGGAGGATCTTGCAGCGCTAATGTTTACCGGCGGCACAACCGGCCTCCCTAAGGGCACCATGCTGACGCACTACAACCTTGTGGCCAATGTGCACCAGATAGACGCGTGGTGGCACACGGGTAGGAAAGGAGAGGACGTTATGGTGGGCGTGCTTCCCTGGTTCCACATCTACGGGCAGACCGCCGTGCTGCACACGGGTGTATTCCGCGCCGCCACTATCCTGGTCTACCCGAGGTTCGACCTTGACAGGATACTGAAGGACATAGAGAAGTACAAGCCAAACATATTCCATGGCGTCCCGACGATATACTCCAAGATAGTGAGCCGGCCAGACATAACAAAGTACAACCTGCGGAGCATAGAGGTGTGTATAAGCGGTGCCGGCGCATTACCAAAGGCCGTCGCGGAGAAGTTCGAGAAGCTTACGGGCGCTAAGCTTCGCGAGGGCTACGGGCTAACAGAGACAAGCCCCGTGACACACATCAACCCGATATACGGGAAGCACAAGATAGGCAGTATAGGTGTGCCCGTACCGAATACCTTGGCAGCTATCGCGGACCCCGAGAAGCCGGTACTACTCCCACCAGGCGAGATAGGCGAGATAGTGATCAGCGGCCCCCAGGTCATGAAGGGCTACCTGGACATGGACGAGGAGAACAAGCGCGTGTTCTTCGAGTGCTGTGGCCGCCGCTGGCTACGCACCGGCGACATAGGCTACATGGACGAGGAAGGCTTCTTCTTCATAGTGGATAGGAAGAAGGATGTGATCAAGTACAAGGGCTACAGCGTATACCCGAGAGAGATCGAGGAGGTACTATACATGCACGACTGTGTGACCGACGCCGCAGTGATAGGTGTACCACACCCGCACGTAGGCGAGAGAATCAAAGCGTTCGTCACGCTAAAGCCAGAGTGCAGGGGGAGGATAAAGCCCGAGGACATAATAGAGTTCGCACGCAAGCATCTAGCGCCGTATAAGGTGCCCAAGGAGGTAGAGATACGCGAGGAGCTGCCCAAGAGCGCGGTCGGAAAAATACTCCGCCGTATACTACGCGAGGAGGAGCTGAAGAAGCTACAGGCGAGCGAGCCACGCCACACAGGGGCCAGGCAGCCCTGACCCCCGATGAGGCTCTATGCCTTGTTTCTGGGCCTCTTTCCCTGCCGATCGGTCATCACATACATCGTTGCATACACCTCTTAACCCCAGGGCACTAGTTGCTGGCAGCAATTAGCCCCCAGG
The window above is part of the Pyrodictium abyssi genome. Proteins encoded here:
- a CDS encoding long-chain fatty acid--CoA ligase, with the translated sequence MTASTHKSSEAPGQLPSSEEVFKTFIEAKIWTRFYDEYVPREIKIPEIPLFKLLDDAAAGFPRRTAFIFFGRRVSYEEFQRSANSFARALRENWGIDRGDRVALFLPNSPQFAIAFYGALKAGATVTPVNPLYTGFELARQIRKSRARILVALDMFKEKVEEAINEHGAQLDAVIYTGIDDYLPSLLGILYRLKEKKPKIRYDGKRIVKFKDLVKSYEPQPPSVKIDPKEDLAALMFTGGTTGLPKGTMLTHYNLVANVHQIDAWWHTGRKGEDVMVGVLPWFHIYGQTAVLHTGVFRAATILVYPRFDLDRILKDIEKYKPNIFHGVPTIYSKIVSRPDITKYNLRSIEVCISGAGALPKAVAEKFEKLTGAKLREGYGLTETSPVTHINPIYGKHKIGSIGVPVPNTLAAIADPEKPVLLPPGEIGEIVISGPQVMKGYLDMDEENKRVFFECCGRRWLRTGDIGYMDEEGFFFIVDRKKDVIKYKGYSVYPREIEEVLYMHDCVTDAAVIGVPHPHVGERIKAFVTLKPECRGRIKPEDIIEFARKHLAPYKVPKEVEIREELPKSAVGKILRRILREEELKKLQASEPRHTGARQP
- a CDS encoding SCP2 sterol-binding domain-containing protein; this encodes MDFESLRKAFLEIAEKAKEKIGDEMKTWSRVFQFVLDDGTEFYVEIQGGEVSVQQGRHPSPVATLATDSATLEKILRGELDAMAAFIRGKMRITGNVLETIKLRKMLEAAKG
- a CDS encoding thiolase domain-containing protein; protein product: MGRRVAIVGVGHSKYGYRNDVSLAELAWESIKQALDDAGIGQEDIDYVVYGNVGVWSSEPLPAVVINEYAGLTPRGTVRVEAACATGSAAIKLGHDIVASGEADIVLVVGVEKMNESPTPTVVELIGRAGNYFWEFENFGLTFPGYYALYATAYMARYGATEEDLCRVAVKNHYYASMNPKAHFPRQITLEQCMQSRYIAWPLKLFDCSPITDGSAAVILASEEVARKLTDTPVWIKAIGTASDTSNISRRPDFLLRRGVMEAARMAYKKAGIDPENPARYLDAAEVHDAFTIAEILTYEELGFAKPGEGYKLIREGQTYIGGLIPVNVSGGLKAKGHPLGATGVGMAVELAKQLRGEADKGRQVPVKNGMAVANNVGGTGHYAYVMIYSLQP